A region of the Melanotaenia boesemani isolate fMelBoe1 chromosome 6, fMelBoe1.pri, whole genome shotgun sequence genome:
CCACTGCCTCCTGCAGGTAACCACACAGAACGAAAGTGTTCCTTGTGCTTTATTTACTGGACTTGAAACTATATCACTTCTAGGAAAACGGGCTCAAATCTTTTTGACTCTCTCTACTTAGGACCATTCCTATTACTGCTGTATAGAACTACAGGGCGAGGAAGACAAGCTGTTGGCTGCTCTGTCACAGTTAGCCAGCAAGGAGGCAGGTGAGTACAGATCCATTAGATTACTCTTAATTAACTCCTTAAAAATACTTTGGATTTgtaaagttttcttctttgggtTTTTAGTGTTTGATGTTATTTTCAGTGTGGTGTTATAAgctgtgatttgtttttctagGGCCTACGTTTGCTGCAGCTTCATGTCTATCAGGGTGCAGACAGGGCATGATTACAGTGTACAAAGCAGGACAGTACCCCTCACAGCCCCTGGGCCCTGTCACCTTCCTTTGGAGACCCCGAATGCAGGGTTCAACTCACAGGCAGCTGTGGATCTGGGCTCATCCCACTCTTAAGCAGGTATGACTAGCTTTAAGTGCTAATTTCAGAATATAGCAGATAATACAGAGAAAATCAGAGGAATAGTGTTAATTGATAGATATTGTCATCTTTCCAGGATCTTCTCCCTGAATTACAAAGTGTGTGCCAGTGTGACGAGGCTGTTGTACCTCCAGTTTTACCAGTAGTCACATCTGCAGAGGTAAATCCTGCCTTAGACTCAGAGCCAAAGCCTGAAAATGCTTCTAAAGCCAAGCTGGTAATTGGAACCAAGAGAAAGCGAAGCCGTAAGGATGTCAGCGAACCTCCTGCAAAGAAGATTCTGGGAGATGGAACCAGATTTCCTGGCACCCCAGTTACGTGGAAGTCCAGCTCCACTGGGATGGTTATAAAGTTAGTGAAACGTCTAAGTTTAATTTACGATCTAACCTCTTCTTGACGAGACCTATATTACTGTATCCTGTCAGAAATGACATACCCACAATAAATTGGATTAACTTCAAAACCACAGGGGCTGTATGTACAATGTTGGTTGAGacgtgagattactacagaagtgtcacaGTCAAgatgtgtgttactgtgtcgaAGTAAATTCACCTGTAATACAGTAGAACATATAAATGGTTCTCTTTGAAAACCAGACcatagcagcccagttcatctaggagTTAGTAATATCTGAGGAACTGTTCTACAggagaagataaaaacataaacctgagcagatttacagatgttttaagaggtgttatgcaggtaaatatctcaggaagccatcaggCGATGATGGACATCTATCAGTGGTTTGAGTCAGGAGCAcccagggatagcccccacattcaccttaggaACAcaatgaggatccagaaagataGTATATGATAGAAAGGgtgaatacttcactataaaatctccttcatcttcatggaaaccagcaggagcTTCATGATTCACTtaaaaggcagagtcatagaagaacacagtttttagagctggaataaaacttttatttatgtattagaGGTTTTTTCTGTGCTACATTCGGCtgccacagtgatgagacacaTTTTTGTAATCAGCAGTCTCTGCGTTCAtatgacaccttgtttgtgtgtagAAAtgagcagaagctctaaagtgaaCAGAgctgttgtcatgtttttgttatattccCATATAATTGCTTGGTGTTTGAACTGCATTTGGTTTGGATGCTAGTGCTTGGTAGAGTTTTAACTTGGTTTCTCACCATGATTTAGGTATGCTATATGTTAGATGTGCTTCCTTGTGGgtgcaaagatcttctgtactgcTTGTATCTCATGCAGCCCCCAATACAGGTGGTTCTTGTGATGGAGATGCTAAGTAAACTTTATTGTCTGTTTGTTGCAGTGATCTAACAATGGAGATCATACGCTACCGCCTGATTGGACCGCAGTCCCATTCTGTGCTGGCGGAAACTTTggaagcagctacagactgtgATGTAAACACCATGACTTGAATAAACTCTGCAGTGTATTTGCTTTTCATACACTGAATAACTGAAtctatgtttttgtctttcaggATGTGAGCCAGTCTTCCTTCTGGTGGCCCCAGCACTGCAAAGATGAGAGCAAGATGACTCTGCATCAACAACAAGCGGATGTCTTTCACATacttaaaagtttgtttttcttctcttttacatGTCTTTCACATGTGCTTGTTTGTTTACTCTGCGATTATGCGTTATTATTCTTTTTGGTGTGATTCATCCAGGTATTTATTCAACCGGAGAGCTCCCCCCAGGCACAGTACTGGGGCTCACTGTGGATGACCCCAGACTGACTTTACCATCAAAGAAGGTTAAAGCTTTACCATGCGTAAACCAGGCCCAAGGTAAAATCTGACCTTCTACAAAGACTGTGCAGGAGGGGAAATTGGTTTACttaaaatttagtttaaatcttgcatgatgcacatttacatcacaCTGTATGTAAACGGGGATCTTACCTTTTCTCATGGCAATTGTAAACTGACCATTTAATGAGTCGTAAAGAGCAGCCGATCACACAATCATTCTGTTGTTACTAGTCCTGAGGCTGTTTGAGTACGCATCTGGTTCTGTGCTCCGGGGGGCCTCTGCCTGGCCATGCAGATGTTCCAGGTTCGATTCCTGGCAGGACCCTGTACTCCAAACACATCCTCAGTGACTGACAACAGACTGATTGTTTTAAGTATGGCGGAAATAGTCAAAAGATGACGTTTCCAGcaagattttcatttttcttgccTCACCATCAGTCATGATCTGTCCATCCAACACAAGATTAAGcccaaaattattttttaaatgatataacCTAATTGTCATTGCTCACATGGATCTTTTTGTAAGGTTTATGAAAAGAATAACAGTTTCATTGCTTTACTTTAAAACTATTCTGCATTGTACATATCAGATTGAACACATGGAGCTGGGGAAATCTTTTGGTTCCTTCCTGCAGGTTAAAcacaatttactttttttctatttaaaaagcTGATCAGTGTGGTATTTTTGTCCTGAATACACCATTTGTCATTATTCTCATTCCATGAATGAGACTGATTGTAGAATCTGCCTAACTATTCCTCTCCCCCCATCAGCCTCTTATAACAAATTGTAATCAGGGCAGCATTGTAGTTCACGTTTCTCTGATAAATTCCAGCAGGAGAAGGCTGTATCATTAACATGTCTTTCACCCCGAGACAAAATTCATTCACAGTGGACTGTCTGgaccttttcttcttttgtcatttaaagaaagaaaaaagtttctcTGTCccacaattatttttttaaagcaattttttAGTCAGAATGACAAAGCCAAAACATGAAATAAGGGATATTCAGCATCCCTTAACAGTAGTAATAAGTTTAACAgtgtctttgttgttttggaGGGCAGACCTGTGATCCTCAGCCTTGTGGTTTTGCAGCCCCCAccagagaaaaatgtttgtaaatttGATTATGTTTAGACTAAGAGGATTAACTTTCAGTGAATAGATTAACTAATTTATCTGAAATTTATTTAGTGGAACCTGGAGTGGGTTtcacactgtacatttaatcaaTATTGCTTGCAGCAATAGTGAAACTAAGAGGTTATTCCATGTTTATTTAGGACaagcagcttttaataacataattacttttaaaagactAGATTTCAGATGATTAAAAACTATGGTTTTCATTTGTAAAATGGTTGctaaagacacacaaacacagataatTGAGGATCAGAAGCTTCATACAAGCCAATCTCAAAGAATTGCAAACATGACTTCTGTTGCCCTCCATCGTGTGGgatatttcatgtttgttttatttgcctgtttatttaataaaaagagcTATTGTAATGGAGAGACTGCTGTAGTGAATGCTGCTGGTCATTTGAATGTGGGGtttatgtctctgtgtgtaGTGAAGCTGGTTATGCAGAAGCAGGCTGTGTATCTGTTTGTTTAGAGGATGAGAAGTGGAGGCAGCTGATGTTACGAGGAGTACCAGAGCACTGCTGTCAGAGTTTCTTGTGGGATCAGTCTGTCCGTGACAACGTCACTAATAACAAGATATCAGAGCAGGTAACTTATGGCATACAGTAATCTGCATGAGTCGCAGTTTATCTTAACCACTCTGTTTATAAAAGCATAAACAATCACAAGCTGGGAAGCTGCTCTTACCTGGAGCTTTTCTGTGTACTGCCTAAAGGAGTTGAACCGTATGAGGAGCGAGGTGCTGGTGCCAGGCTCCAGGCTGAGTCCCACCCCGCCACAAGGCCGCATCCCCATTCTACTGGTTCATCACCCTGGCAAGCAGGTGGGGACTGAGATGAGCACCTGGGGAGCGGGTTGGGACCTGCTCCTTCCTAAAGGCTGGGGCATGGCCTTCTGGGTGCCACTGGTAGGTAGCATGAACATTTATCTGACAGAAACTTCTTTTGCCATGAATTTTACATCAGATTAGTTTTTACAGCACTGAAAGTTGGCATTATAAGCTTTAATTTCATAACTTGGTTAAATGAATGCTGGTACTTAGTAGTGTGGTGGTTGAGTTGTGTGAAAGCTGCATTGTAATGTTGTTGGACAAGATTATATCACATGATATTTAAGTTAGGCATGGCCTGCTGTAACTGTAAGtacattcatccacacacaaCACGCTAGAGATGTCAACAGTATATATTCATGTTTACTCACTTTAGTTAATTtataagaaaaatgaagaacacTACTCTGAAagcactttaaatgtttttccccCCCTGATACTTCATATCTAGTGTTTCTATTTTATGTAGAATAATCCATAGTTTCATGTTTTGTGATATATTATCCAGTTCGCTTCATCTAATATGCCTTGACTGTAttaattaattcagaaaaaggGATCTTGAATTTATGGATTATGTTGTATAGGAAATAAAGTTAGTATATGATGAGGATACATATGGTTAGGAAAAATGGtgaaagatgtttttcttttagtgtcaTCATTGACCAGAAGTGAGCAGGAGTAGCTTAAAACTTAGAGATGTGCCCTCATGTTTGCCAAATTTTCTGTAATTTGAACTCCTTTTCTGTCTCCTTTCTGCCCCGTCCAGGTTTACAGGGGAGTTCGAGTGGCTGGGCTTCACATGAGCCTGAAACACTCCCAAAATAAAGCAGCTCCACACTTTCCCCATGATTATCCCGACTGCCCTGCTGGGATTCGTTTTCAGGAAGAGCAAGAGACTGAGCTCCTGGACAAATTCAAAAGGTCAGCTGAGGACTGAACAGGGAGGaaagtaaaaataacagtatTGTGTGAGACTGCTAGAAAAGCACAGTTTTCAGCAGGGATGGCTTGTGGTGCAAAAGtttgccttttttgtttgttcttgcaTGTTGCATATTCTGGCATACGATGGAGAGGAAATTCCTAAGAACTTGACTGTGAAGGTCTGTTGTACTGATGAAGGTTCTCcagtatatttaaaattaacCTATAAACTATGAAGCaacatgattttaaaaacaaacttaagtagtaatgagacaaaaatgggaTGAGAATTTTAGCAAAAAGAGCTTTGAGGTTTGTTTGAGTGCAAAGTCACCTACAAGCAAAGATCATATTCACTCTATATTTAGTGGAGAGGTTATCAGCAGAGTAGGAATCTTGACAGGGATGTGCTCTGAATCCTTGAtcccatttcatttaaaaaatgtggatCTTTCTCAGCATGCTGATAAGATGGTAATAAGACTGGCCTCCCCTACTGTCCACCAATTGACAGTCGTGTTGTACAGACTGGCAGTGTTGCCCTAAAAGTTTGACAAGGACATGACCTTCCAAATCTTCTACAGGCGTCCCCCTGCCAAAAGGACCAATTACATTAAACATGGCTGTCTGGCTCCTTTCCGTTGCCCTTGGCAACAGCTGGCAGAGGAATGGGAGGTCCTCacaagagagggaggagagacaGGGAAAGGAGATGGACAGACCCAAAGCACACCAGAGATGGATGCCATGATGCAGGAGAGGTCACAAGACATCGCTGTGACGAAGCCTCCGAGCTACTTCACCGTTCTAAGGTGACTGTTATATCCT
Encoded here:
- the pop1 gene encoding ribonucleases P/MRP protein subunit POP1 isoform X2, whose amino-acid sequence is MSTAKVKMREKKMRNQPASVQYPSSPHNVERHSENGGDTPAAGGPSHVHPSSEKNKKPPHKGGWVRGHHKDGGGYAKEMPSFITAGAFARARAAEVNAMLKAVTKTTSSSHVFQALPKHMRRRAMSHNTKRLPRRLRDVANRMREKSLKAGSKKKKETTKSKSRKARRRHGNLLLEFNRRQRKNIWLETHIWHAKRFHMVKKWGYCLGDRPTFKCYRPCYRAMSSHCLLQDHSYYCCIELQGEEDKLLAALSQLASKEAGPTFAAASCLSGCRQGMITVYKAGQYPSQPLGPVTFLWRPRMQGSTHRQLWIWAHPTLKQDLLPELQSVCQCDEAVVPPVLPVVTSAEVNPALDSEPKPENASKAKLVIGTKRKRSRKDVSEPPAKKILGDGTRFPGTPVTWKSSSTGMVINDLTMEIIRYRLIGPQSHSVLAETLEAATDCDDVSQSSFWWPQHCKDESKMTLHQQQADVFHILKSIYSTGELPPGTVLGLTVDDPRLTLPSKKVKALPCVNQAQEDEKWRQLMLRGVPEHCCQSFLWDQSVRDNVTNNKISEQELNRMRSEVLVPGSRLSPTPPQGRIPILLVHHPGKQVGTEMSTWGAGWDLLLPKGWGMAFWVPLVYRGVRVAGLHMSLKHSQNKAAPHFPHDYPDCPAGIRFQEEQETELLDKFKRRPPAKRTNYIKHGCLAPFRCPWQQLAEEWEVLTREGGETGKGDGQTQSTPEMDAMMQERSQDIAVTKPPSYFTVLRNRKPLRLLSAWCRPTTSKGQRVRCVGEVPPVSRSAVMSLLAAHGMSLVWVRASLLSKGKPELHAMLCVPTAEDLKLLGKHQGSSGPQEPPHRDHFKSKIKRQKKGSKKLPSSDNTEGKGSEFPDDSDPVTSKEPKSPTQSSSDLVLGLWPDPLPSVTSHCSRVTLGWVTQGDFSLSAGCGEALGFVSVAGLLNTLLNQPIEHRGKLLLRNPTSLHYRFAKINIEV
- the pop1 gene encoding ribonucleases P/MRP protein subunit POP1 isoform X1; its protein translation is MSTAKVKMREKKMRNQPASVQYPSSPHNVERHSENGGDTPAAGGPSHVHPSSEKNKKPPHKGGWVRGHHKDGGGYAKEMPSFITAGAFARARAAEVNAMLKAVTKTTSSSHVFQALPKHMRRRAMSHNTKRLPRRLRDVANRMREKSLKAGSKKKKETTKSKSRKARRRHGNLLLEFNRRQRKNIWLETHIWHAKRFHMVKKWGYCLGDRPTFKCYRPCYRAMSSHCLLQDHSYYCCIELQGEEDKLLAALSQLASKEAGPTFAAASCLSGCRQGMITVYKAGQYPSQPLGPVTFLWRPRMQGSTHRQLWIWAHPTLKQDLLPELQSVCQCDEAVVPPVLPVVTSAEVNPALDSEPKPENASKAKLVIGTKRKRSRKDVSEPPAKKILGDGTRFPGTPVTWKSSSTGMVINDLTMEIIRYRLIGPQSHSVLAETLEAATDCDDVSQSSFWWPQHCKDESKMTLHQQQADVFHILKSIYSTGELPPGTVLGLTVDDPRLTLPSKKVKALPCVNQAQGCVSVCLEDEKWRQLMLRGVPEHCCQSFLWDQSVRDNVTNNKISEQELNRMRSEVLVPGSRLSPTPPQGRIPILLVHHPGKQVGTEMSTWGAGWDLLLPKGWGMAFWVPLVYRGVRVAGLHMSLKHSQNKAAPHFPHDYPDCPAGIRFQEEQETELLDKFKRRPPAKRTNYIKHGCLAPFRCPWQQLAEEWEVLTREGGETGKGDGQTQSTPEMDAMMQERSQDIAVTKPPSYFTVLRNRKPLRLLSAWCRPTTSKGQRVRCVGEVPPVSRSAVMSLLAAHGMSLVWVRASLLSKGKPELHAMLCVPTAEDLKLLGKHQGSSGPQEPPHRDHFKSKIKRQKKGSKKLPSSDNTEGKGSEFPDDSDPVTSKEPKSPTQSSSDLVLGLWPDPLPSVTSHCSRVTLGWVTQGDFSLSAGCGEALGFVSVAGLLNTLLNQPIEHRGKLLLRNPTSLHYRFAKINIEV